Proteins co-encoded in one Armatimonadota bacterium genomic window:
- a CDS encoding MBL fold metallo-hydrolase, translating to MPPHSLRIQVLGSSSCTPEPGGETACFRINDSILVDTGWCAARRLTDLCVDPRSIKAVLLTHCHHDHFMGLVSLLFHIGLHSPQANRPRVHVFGPAGEVERVVEDAWRFLQIDRYPHLGFPVETGDLAHGEEFHLEGLKVTVASARHNVPGVHLRLENPAGASVVFSGDTAFSPALVELARNCELLVHEASHGPSSTAGDPQAAHSGAPDAANVALQAGARRLALVHLNEGSHATATEAARAIFDEVFVPRAGDIIELQSPGARRTLMQGPDQGTLASP from the coding sequence ATGCCCCCACACTCCCTGCGCATCCAGGTTCTCGGCTCATCCTCCTGCACTCCCGAGCCGGGTGGCGAGACCGCCTGTTTCCGCATCAACGACTCAATCCTGGTAGATACCGGCTGGTGTGCGGCCCGCAGACTCACCGACCTGTGCGTGGACCCGCGGTCGATCAAGGCCGTGCTCCTCACCCACTGCCACCACGATCACTTCATGGGCCTCGTCTCTCTGCTCTTCCACATAGGGCTCCACTCTCCCCAGGCCAACCGCCCGCGCGTGCATGTCTTCGGCCCGGCGGGAGAGGTTGAGCGGGTGGTCGAGGACGCCTGGCGCTTCCTGCAGATCGACCGCTACCCGCATCTTGGCTTCCCGGTGGAGACAGGTGACCTGGCACACGGGGAGGAATTTCATCTCGAGGGGCTCAAGGTCACGGTGGCCAGCGCTCGACACAATGTGCCGGGGGTTCACCTCAGGCTGGAGAACCCCGCCGGGGCCAGTGTGGTCTTCAGCGGGGACACGGCGTTCAGCCCCGCGCTGGTGGAACTGGCGCGAAACTGCGAATTGCTGGTGCATGAGGCGTCTCACGGCCCGTCATCCACGGCCGGTGACCCCCAGGCTGCCCATTCCGGAGCCCCGGATGCCGCGAACGTAGCCCTTCAGGCCGGAGCGAGGCGTCTCGCGCTGGTGCACCTCAATGAGGGTTCGCACGCGACGGCGACCGAAGCAGCGCGGGCCATCTTTGACGAAGTCTTCGTGCCACGCGCGGGAGATATCATCGAGTTACAATCCCCCGGTGCCCGACGGACCTTGATGCAGGGACCGGATCAGGGTACATTGGCCAGTCCGTAA